A genomic segment from Aegilops tauschii subsp. strangulata cultivar AL8/78 chromosome 1, Aet v6.0, whole genome shotgun sequence encodes:
- the LOC109782386 gene encoding uncharacterized protein gives MLDADGVEGARKLARGAFAKLSRYEPAASSSPPSAPTADLPPLLSCCFQLLRRLDHADPGLAARCAGLLRAFIHSISSRDPDASLAPALEVCLQNFVDISQLRNCTMLNYAIQEVPKVSTMAISCEYELRVQLELMSHHFISSVQDEVEFEQFFSALSWSEKATQRTPELGLAGAISLVRKSYWFSMPVIAQAHFVLLASRCVGNGDLNLHLQVFENAMHAYLIYLPDLGVFHRTNAVKSLFSRFANMKLLKSCIQDATNQKLNCQINRLLLFCKVHCDDGRHVKERNTFDILVSFIEENQHIFPEQSRQEAVIVVKKIVSNILDCAKQKETHESDANVSEEMIYLAAVLRLMGSSFLEVLRSIREMRAAGDRHHEIHILLRISETISLLGQYEANGLNIHDLFGMTEKSVDKENTSVLMLFHFASLFALCLRMRFGFLWKACIVMIMMAMNLVIDEDRSLSAFQFLIASKELAIYSIDQEDSLKGSACRKSSTSIALQYTNMHKRCIQDEAGPDCVEESRGKTVDGTAFFESILGNKNYSEWGDLVDYVECEDGMDYASWLTQHRKFKEFRDAKWMSSKRPSADMSEIKREYGASKSKRLKKKASR, from the exons ATGCTCGACGCCGATGGGGTGGAGGGCGCCCGAAAGCTGGCGCGCGGGGCCTTCGCGAAGCTCTCTCGGTACGAGCCCGCCGCGTcctcctcgccgccctccgcTCCCACGGCTGACCTCCCGCCGCTCCTCAGCTGCTGCTTCCAGTTGCTGCGTCGCCTGGACCACGCCGACCCCGGCCTGGCGGCCAGATGCGCCGGCCTCCTCCGCGCCTTCATCCACAGCATATCCTCCCGCGACCCCGACGCCTCCTTGGCCCCGGCCCTCGAG GTGTGCCTTCAGAATTTTGTGGACATAAGCCAACTTAGGAATTGCACCATGCTCAATTATGCCATACAGGAAGTACCAAAGGTGTCTACCATGGCAATATCATGCGAGTATGAGCTCCGTGTCCAGCTGGAGCTCATGTCCCACCATTTCATTTCATCGGTGCAAGATGAGGTGGAATTTGAGCAGTTCTTTAGTGCGCTCTCTTGGTCTGAGAAGGCGACGCAGCGCACTCCAGAACTTGGCTTGGCTGGAGCTATCTCCCTAGTCCGAAAGAGCTACTGGTTTTCTATGCCTGTTATTGCACAAGCTCATTTTGTATTGCTTGCATCCAGATGCGTTGGCAATGGGGATCTGAACCTGCATTTGCAAGTGTTTGAGAATGCCATGCATGCTTATTTGATATACTTGCCAGACTTGGGTGTTTTTCACAGAACTAATGCTGTGAAGAGCCTGTTCAGTCGCTTCGCCAACATGAAACTTCTTAAATCTTGTATCCAAGACGCAACTAATCAGAAGCTAAACTGTCAGATCAATAGGCTGCTTTTGTTCTGCAAGGTGCACTGTGATGATGGCCGGCATGTCAAAGAGAGGAATACCTTTGATATTCTTGTGAGCTTCATTGAGGAGAACCAGCATATCTTTCCGGAACAATCAAGGCAGGAAGCTGTTATTGTTGTGAAGAAAATAGTGTCAAATATCCTGGATTGTGCTAAGCAGAAGGAGACACATGAATCGGATGCTAACGTTTCAGAGGAGATGATCTACCTTGCTGCTGTACTTAGGCTAATGGGTTCCTCTTTTCTAGAGGTTCTTCGCTCTATTAGGGAAATGAGGGCTGCAGGTGACAGGCATCATGAAATTCATATATTACTTCGCATATCTGAAACCATCAGCTTACTTGGGCAATATGAAGCTAATGGACTTAACATACATGACTTATTTGGTATGACTGAGAAGTCTGTTGACAAGGAAAACACCTCAGTGCTGATGCTTTTTCATTTTGCTAGCCTATTTGCCTTATGTTTAAGAATGAGGTTTGGTTTTCTGTGGAAAGCTTGCATTGTCATGATCATGATGGCCATGAATCTTGTGATTGATGAAGATAGAAGTCTGAGTGCATTTCAGTTTCTTATTGCTTCGAAAGAGCTTGCAATCTATTCAATTGACCAAGAGGATAGTTTGAAG GGTTCTGCCTGTAGAAAATCTTCTACATCAATAGCTTTGCAGTACACTAACATGCATAAACGTTGTATTCAAGATGAGGCGGGGCCTGATTGTGTTGAGGAAAGCAG GGGTAAAACTGTAGACGGAACAGCCTTTTTCGAGTCCATTCTGGGAAACAAGAACTACTCCGAGTGGGGTGATTTGGTGGATTATGTCGAATGTGAAGATGGCATGGATTATGCAAGCTGGCTGACGCAGCACAGGAAATTCAAGGAGTTTAGGGATGCCAAATGGATGAGCAGCAAGCGACCCAGCGCGGACATGTCAGAGATAAAGAGGGAATACGGTGCCAGTAAAAGTAAAAGACTGAAGAAGAAGGCCTCTCGGTGA